One genomic region from Calditrichota bacterium encodes:
- the purL gene encoding phosphoribosylformylglycinamidine synthase subunit PurL: MNEDTMSEPDVNVKLAKEHGLSEEEYEKIQLILGRVPTYTELGIFSVMWSEHCSYKNSLLMLKTLPKEGDAMLVKAGEENAGLIDIGDGLAVAFKIESHNHPSAVEPYQGAATGVGGIVRDIFAMGARPIASLDSLRFGELSDDHVKYLFDGVVRGIGDYGNCLGIPTVAGEVYFDDAYKGNPLVNAMTVGLVRHNQVAHAVAKTAGARVFIIGSSTGRDGIHGATFASEEISEESEAKRPHVQVGDPFTEKLIMEATLEIIQSGCAEGVQDMGAAGITSSTSEVAAKSRLGIELDLDKVPLREEKMIPYEIMLSESQERMLIIAKPGCEKKIQEICDKWDVNWSIFGVMTSDGRLRVKWKDRVVADIPADSLSAGEGAPVYERETKEPEYIRRIQNEDLSRIPEPEEYTDVLKKLLSTPTVANKSWIFEQYDTMVQTNTIQLPGGDAAVVRIKGTSKALSMKTDANGRFVYLNPRRGAQIAVAESARNVACTGAKPVAVTNCLNFGNPYKPEAYWQFKEAVLGIGEACRALETPVTGGNVSFYNENPEGAIYPTPVIGMLGVLEDVRNMVTASFKNEGDVLLLIGENRGEIGGSEYLKRIHNRVSGDCPALDLEREKALQQFLVEAAKEHVLESAHDVSEGGLAVALAESGILGDGDAWGAQVELVSEIRPDFLLFGEDQSRVVVSVRPENLEKVQALVQSYGIPWARIGQVARDRFTILVNHQTVIDADIQKLANAYRTCIESIMKG; this comes from the coding sequence ATGAATGAGGATACAATGAGCGAACCGGATGTTAATGTGAAACTGGCCAAAGAACACGGCCTGTCAGAAGAAGAGTACGAAAAAATACAGTTAATTCTGGGAAGAGTGCCCACCTACACAGAGCTGGGAATCTTTTCGGTGATGTGGTCGGAGCATTGCAGTTACAAGAATTCTCTGCTCATGCTTAAGACCCTTCCCAAAGAAGGGGATGCCATGTTAGTGAAAGCAGGGGAGGAGAACGCCGGACTGATTGACATTGGAGACGGCCTGGCGGTTGCCTTCAAAATTGAAAGTCACAACCATCCGTCGGCTGTGGAACCGTACCAGGGGGCAGCCACAGGCGTGGGGGGCATTGTACGGGACATCTTTGCAATGGGTGCCCGGCCGATTGCCTCGCTGGATTCTCTGCGCTTTGGCGAGCTGTCCGACGACCACGTGAAGTATCTTTTTGACGGTGTGGTTCGGGGCATTGGCGATTACGGAAATTGTCTGGGCATTCCGACCGTTGCGGGTGAGGTCTATTTTGACGATGCTTATAAGGGAAATCCGTTGGTCAATGCCATGACGGTCGGTTTGGTGCGGCACAACCAGGTGGCACACGCGGTAGCCAAAACGGCCGGGGCCCGGGTTTTCATCATCGGTTCATCCACCGGGCGCGACGGTATTCACGGCGCCACATTTGCCTCGGAGGAAATCAGTGAAGAATCCGAAGCGAAACGTCCGCATGTTCAGGTGGGGGATCCCTTCACCGAAAAATTGATTATGGAAGCCACCCTGGAAATCATTCAATCGGGCTGTGCAGAAGGCGTGCAGGATATGGGGGCAGCCGGCATCACGAGCTCTACCTCTGAGGTGGCTGCCAAAAGCCGCCTTGGAATTGAGTTGGATCTGGACAAGGTTCCTCTGAGAGAGGAAAAAATGATTCCGTATGAAATTATGCTGTCTGAATCTCAGGAACGCATGCTCATTATTGCCAAGCCCGGCTGCGAAAAAAAGATCCAGGAAATCTGTGACAAATGGGATGTGAATTGGTCTATTTTCGGCGTGATGACGAGTGACGGCCGCCTGCGGGTGAAATGGAAAGACCGGGTTGTGGCAGATATTCCGGCGGACAGCTTGAGCGCCGGTGAAGGCGCCCCCGTTTACGAGCGGGAGACAAAAGAGCCCGAATACATTCGCCGGATCCAAAATGAAGACCTTTCCCGAATTCCGGAACCCGAGGAGTACACGGACGTGCTTAAAAAACTCCTCTCCACGCCCACCGTTGCAAATAAATCCTGGATTTTCGAACAGTACGACACAATGGTTCAAACGAACACTATTCAGCTGCCAGGGGGAGATGCCGCCGTTGTCCGAATTAAGGGAACGTCGAAGGCGCTTTCCATGAAGACCGATGCCAACGGACGGTTTGTGTATTTGAATCCCCGGCGAGGTGCACAGATTGCTGTGGCGGAATCGGCGCGAAATGTGGCCTGTACGGGAGCCAAACCGGTGGCGGTAACCAATTGCCTGAATTTTGGCAATCCCTACAAACCGGAGGCGTACTGGCAGTTTAAAGAAGCCGTTCTGGGCATTGGCGAAGCCTGCCGCGCACTGGAAACGCCGGTGACGGGCGGAAATGTGAGTTTTTACAATGAAAATCCCGAAGGGGCCATTTACCCGACTCCCGTCATCGGAATGCTGGGAGTTCTGGAGGATGTGCGGAATATGGTGACAGCGTCATTTAAGAATGAAGGCGATGTCCTTTTGTTGATCGGCGAGAACCGGGGTGAAATCGGAGGAAGCGAATACCTGAAGCGGATCCACAACCGGGTCAGCGGAGACTGTCCTGCACTGGATTTGGAGCGTGAAAAGGCCCTGCAGCAGTTTTTGGTTGAAGCGGCAAAGGAGCACGTTCTGGAATCGGCTCACGATGTGTCGGAGGGTGGATTGGCCGTGGCCCTGGCTGAATCGGGCATTCTGGGGGATGGGGATGCTTGGGGCGCACAGGTTGAATTGGTATCGGAAATTCGACCGGATTTTCTCCTGTTCGGGGAAGATCAGAGCCGCGTGGTGGTATCGGTTCGTCCGGAAAATTTGGAAAAAGTTCAGGCGCTTGTTCAATCGTACGGAATCCCCTGGGCCCGGATAGGGCAGGTGGCGCGCGATCGGTTCACCATTTTGGTAAATCATCAAACGGTGATTGATGCGGATATTCAGAAGCTGGCAAACGCCTACCGCACCTGTATCGAATCCATTATGAAGGGGTGA
- a CDS encoding excinuclease ABC subunit C, whose translation MNEILQKKLDNLPALPGVYIFKNEKGKVIYIGKAKNLRNRVRSYFQNSRKGEPKLRVLVRKVRDVETISTDSEVEALILEANMIKEYKPRYNVTLKDDKSYPYIRVTHEEFPRIFPTRKIVKDGSRYFGPYTDVHSMRSLLKAVRKIFPVRSCNYRLDEQTVASRKIKLCLDYYIQRCPGPCQGLISQEDYRTIVNQMVRFIEGRNNEVVKELRQAMQKQADAQRFEEAARIRDQIQAIEQFQSRQKMVSQDEVDRDIVGIYQEEKIAAGIVFKVREGKIIGRYHFYLKNTMGESDQEILKSFLLQYYVKVDFLPKEIHLPFELPEIEDIREWFRKRRGKACLLLVPKRGEKRKLVEMAQRNAKLVLRELLLQKMKEKKERIPGDVLALQKDLNLAHPPRRIEAFDISHISGSDTVASMVTFVDGLPRKSDYRKFRIRSVTGVDDFASMKEVVTRRYRRILEEKGRMPDLILIDGGKGQLSSAVEALHELGIHDQPVAALAKRLDEVYLPGFSDPQNIPRTSPGIKLLQRVRDESHRFAITFHRTLRKKRTLQSQLDGIPGIGEKRRNLLIQKFGSVQKIQEARKEELEAVRGIPKNLAGKIWEYFHLERDVERT comes from the coding sequence ATGAATGAAATCCTTCAAAAAAAATTAGACAACCTTCCCGCCCTTCCGGGTGTGTACATTTTTAAGAATGAAAAGGGAAAAGTGATCTACATCGGGAAGGCAAAAAATCTCAGAAATCGCGTGCGCTCGTATTTTCAGAATTCACGAAAAGGGGAGCCCAAACTGCGTGTATTGGTACGAAAGGTTCGGGATGTGGAAACCATTTCAACCGATTCGGAGGTGGAAGCCCTGATTCTTGAAGCCAATATGATCAAAGAGTACAAGCCGCGCTACAACGTGACCTTGAAGGATGACAAAAGCTACCCGTACATCCGTGTCACTCACGAGGAATTTCCAAGAATTTTTCCGACGCGAAAAATTGTAAAAGACGGATCCCGATACTTCGGGCCCTACACGGATGTGCATTCCATGCGAAGTCTTCTAAAGGCTGTGCGCAAAATTTTTCCCGTTCGCAGCTGCAATTACCGCCTGGATGAACAGACAGTGGCTTCCCGAAAAATAAAACTCTGTCTCGATTACTACATCCAGCGGTGCCCGGGACCGTGTCAGGGCCTTATTTCGCAGGAGGACTATCGCACGATTGTGAACCAAATGGTGCGCTTCATTGAGGGACGAAATAATGAAGTCGTCAAAGAGCTCCGGCAGGCGATGCAGAAACAGGCCGACGCCCAGCGGTTTGAAGAAGCGGCCAGAATTCGGGATCAGATTCAGGCAATCGAACAGTTTCAATCGCGCCAGAAGATGGTTTCTCAGGATGAGGTGGATCGGGATATTGTGGGTATTTATCAGGAAGAAAAAATTGCGGCGGGGATTGTTTTTAAGGTGAGAGAGGGAAAAATAATCGGCCGCTACCATTTTTATCTGAAAAACACCATGGGGGAATCGGATCAAGAAATTTTAAAATCTTTTTTGCTCCAATATTATGTGAAGGTTGATTTTCTGCCCAAAGAAATCCATTTGCCTTTCGAGCTTCCGGAAATTGAAGACATCCGGGAATGGTTCAGGAAAAGGCGCGGCAAGGCCTGCCTGCTTTTGGTGCCTAAGCGGGGAGAAAAACGGAAATTAGTGGAAATGGCTCAACGAAATGCCAAGCTGGTGTTAAGGGAACTTCTCCTGCAGAAAATGAAGGAAAAAAAGGAGCGTATTCCCGGGGATGTGCTGGCTCTTCAAAAAGATTTAAACCTGGCTCACCCGCCTCGCCGAATCGAGGCCTTTGATATTTCCCACATTTCCGGTTCGGACACAGTGGCTTCGATGGTGACGTTTGTGGACGGCCTTCCCAGAAAAAGCGACTACCGGAAATTTAGGATCCGATCGGTGACCGGCGTGGATGATTTTGCTTCGATGAAGGAAGTGGTGACCCGGCGATACCGGCGCATTCTGGAAGAAAAAGGCCGTATGCCCGATTTAATTTTAATTGACGGCGGGAAGGGACAGCTGTCCAGTGCAGTGGAGGCGTTGCACGAGCTGGGAATCCACGATCAGCCGGTTGCGGCTCTGGCCAAGCGGCTGGACGAGGTTTATCTGCCCGGTTTTTCGGACCCCCAAAATATTCCCCGAACCTCCCCGGGAATCAAATTGCTGCAGAGGGTTCGGGATGAATCCCACCGCTTTGCCATCACCTTTCACCGGACTCTGCGAAAAAAACGTACGCTGCAGTCCCAGCTGGATGGTATCCCGGGAATTGGCGAAAAGCGGCGAAATCTGCTGATTCAAAAATTTGGCTCGGTACAAAAAATTCAGGAGGCCAGAAAAGAAGAATTGGAGGCGGTACGGGGAATTCCCAAAAATCTTGCGGGTAAAATTTGGGAGTATTTTCATTTGGAAAGGGACGTGGAGCGGACGTAG
- the mce gene encoding methylmalonyl-CoA epimerase: MLKKIDHIGVAVYSLKRASGLYENAFGLASEGIEDVPAQQVRVQKFAIGQTRIELLEPKNEDSPISKFLQKRGEGIHHLAYSVEHLEDVLAVLEKKGLEIIGEPVTGSDGKRIVFIHPKSANGVLIELVEEDTKS; this comes from the coding sequence ATGCTTAAAAAGATCGATCACATCGGTGTGGCTGTTTACAGCTTGAAACGTGCTTCCGGACTTTACGAAAATGCCTTCGGACTTGCATCCGAAGGAATCGAGGATGTTCCTGCGCAACAGGTTCGTGTGCAAAAGTTTGCCATTGGACAAACGCGGATTGAGCTCCTGGAACCGAAAAATGAGGATTCCCCTATTTCAAAATTTCTTCAAAAGCGGGGAGAAGGAATTCACCATCTGGCGTATTCCGTTGAACATCTTGAAGATGTCTTAGCTGTTTTGGAAAAGAAGGGACTGGAGATTATTGGTGAACCCGTGACAGGTTCCGACGGAAAGCGAATTGTTTTTATTCATCCCAAATCAGCCAACGGGGTTTTAATTGAGTTGGTTGAAGAGGATACAAAATCCTGA
- the speB gene encoding agmatinase, whose product MQKLSCRAGISSRADFSFIGFPYDEKSSFRRGCALAPAKIRSLFFGRAIHELTAHQIRLGEEASIFDWGDVLRGGSDEEILGHLQQTVERVLEQKSFPLIAGGDHITTVPAVRAVARQFRQVQVIVFDAHPDLYWEFRGDRYSHACVNARLLENDAVKMITILGVREFADEEYEVWKRNPLVKIVPIDRVKREFVDIPSGLPAYVSVDMDVLDPVYAPGVSGWVHRGMSPKRVLRYLLQIRAPLVGMDVVEVNPRTDENDITALLAAEFMAEVAAKVLTERRFQMAS is encoded by the coding sequence ATGCAGAAGCTCTCATGCCGTGCAGGGATTTCATCGCGGGCCGATTTTTCTTTTATCGGCTTTCCTTACGATGAAAAATCGTCTTTCAGGCGCGGATGTGCGCTGGCTCCGGCCAAAATTCGTTCTTTATTTTTTGGAAGGGCAATTCACGAACTTACCGCCCATCAAATCCGGCTGGGAGAGGAAGCGTCTATTTTCGATTGGGGAGATGTCCTTCGGGGAGGCTCCGACGAGGAAATTTTGGGCCATCTCCAGCAGACAGTGGAAAGAGTACTGGAGCAGAAGAGTTTTCCCCTGATTGCAGGTGGAGACCACATCACAACGGTTCCTGCCGTACGAGCGGTTGCAAGGCAATTCAGGCAGGTCCAGGTTATTGTTTTTGATGCGCATCCGGATTTGTACTGGGAGTTTCGGGGCGATCGCTACAGTCATGCGTGTGTGAATGCGCGGCTTCTGGAGAATGATGCGGTCAAAATGATCACGATTCTGGGCGTTCGGGAATTTGCAGATGAAGAATATGAGGTTTGGAAGCGAAATCCCCTGGTGAAGATTGTCCCAATTGATCGTGTGAAGCGGGAGTTTGTGGATATTCCATCCGGATTGCCGGCGTACGTATCTGTTGATATGGATGTTCTCGATCCCGTTTACGCACCGGGTGTTTCCGGCTGGGTGCACCGGGGAATGAGTCCCAAAAGGGTGCTTCGGTATCTCTTGCAAATTCGGGCACCCCTTGTGGGAATGGATGTGGTGGAGGTAAATCCCCGAACCGATGAAAATGACATCACCGCCTTACTGGCGGCCGAATTTATGGCGGAGGTGGCCGCAAAGGTGTTGACTGAACGGCGATTTCAGATGGCCTCGTAG